Proteins from one Acidobacteriota bacterium genomic window:
- the rpsF gene encoding 30S ribosomal protein S6 has protein sequence MSKYEMVFLVAPDAPEEKQTEFCERLKGYVSQMNGTLETLELWEKRKLAYEIRKFREAFYYIFRFEGDGKLVDELERRMRVSDDVLRFLTVRKDEELKVEAKRRAYYEKRREQLDRRRKRETPSGDRPEGSHRERSRTRVESEVTTHE, from the coding sequence GTGAGTAAGTACGAAATGGTGTTTCTGGTTGCTCCCGACGCCCCGGAGGAGAAGCAGACGGAGTTCTGCGAGCGCCTGAAGGGTTACGTGAGCCAGATGAACGGCACGCTGGAAACCCTGGAACTCTGGGAGAAGCGGAAGCTGGCCTACGAGATCCGGAAATTCAGGGAAGCGTTTTACTACATTTTCCGCTTCGAAGGCGACGGGAAGCTCGTGGACGAGTTGGAGCGCCGGATGCGCGTGTCCGACGACGTGCTTCGCTTCCTGACCGTCCGGAAGGACGAGGAGCTGAAAGTCGAGGCCAAGCGTCGCGCCTACTACGAGAAGCGCCGGGAGCAGCTCGACCGGCGCCGCAAACGTGAAACCCCCTCCGGCGATCGGCCCGAGGGGTCTCACCGGGAGCGGTCCCGGACCAGGGTGGAAAGCGAGGTAACGACCCATGAGTGA
- a CDS encoding SpoIIE family protein phosphatase: MLVVALCLGLACAGSASDGAGHLRVRNYSFRDYASGGQNWAIFQDERGVLLVGNEDGLLEFDGETWRSIPMPRKTDVRAFARDGAGRVYVGAGGEFGYLETRPDGSRAYVSLRGRQDPGGPDFTVISTIVCLGGDVYFNDDNVLFRLRGGRIRAFKHNMGFGTCFVRDGRLYLCSSWQDLKELRGDEFRAIPVEGAKPSLVTVALPHPDGRVLLGTAYDACYLLDFTPASGAAPRATATPWKTEADELLRNSTLYTGTRLADGRCALGTNLGGVVILDPAGRVQRQVDFRDGLDNQEIQKIFQDREQNLWLALNNGLAWVDLASGFSRWNRAHGLKNVVTTTLRFEDRLYVGSFDGLHRLEDNRVVNVPGVRGGAICLLRFTPPDEPGRAILLAGTTESGLCEVGEDRAVPVIPGLQVACLLQPRRDPSRLYLATPRGLAVAVREKRRWRLLDTDFGVVDFVDCLAEDAGGALWFNTSSLGVHRLENGRAVRFGPDRGLPDASERSLWSARGDLYVSVAGGVYRYDPARRRFEPSDRVTGVLQGRPRMVGNLFEAPNGWMWAQGNDARTREGFLGAMVPGPGGTSRWVEGPFNPLRDILLNDFTLEPDGTVWIAADQGLYRYRGPLAAPSAPFDALVRRARFGLDTPDGLPVEGAVHAGAAGGTVLDYRRNSARFDFAAPSWSSPNGVEYRTRLEGFDAGWSAWSRETKREYTNLPERAYCFRVQARNVYGQFSTEAICEFTVRAPWYRTPWAYLGYALLAVGLVWGLSTLNTTRLRRAKARLERTVEERTAEITAQKEVIEEKSRNITKSILYASRIQRAMLPPEGALDGAAADHFLLYRPRDIVSGDFFWSRQVGRQVFLVAADCTGHGVPGAFMSVLGISLLNEIVAGLPVLSPEEILGRLRERVVQSLRQTGEEGSSRDGLDIALCAVDLDRLTLRYAGAHRPLWLFRAGDPDGFVEVKGDRMPVGYHHKKGAAPFAGHTLQLDRGDTIYLFSDGFASQFGGADGDSFKASRLRDTLRALWGKPMSEQRDALEKVLSEWMAGHEQVDDILVLGVRL, encoded by the coding sequence GTGCTCGTTGTCGCCCTCTGCCTCGGTCTCGCCTGCGCAGGATCGGCGAGCGACGGTGCCGGCCATCTCCGTGTCCGGAACTACTCGTTCCGGGACTACGCCTCCGGGGGGCAGAACTGGGCCATCTTCCAGGACGAGCGGGGCGTTCTCCTGGTCGGCAACGAGGACGGTCTGCTGGAATTCGACGGTGAGACCTGGCGGTCCATCCCGATGCCGCGGAAGACCGACGTGCGGGCCTTCGCCCGGGACGGCGCCGGCCGGGTCTACGTGGGCGCGGGGGGGGAGTTCGGTTACCTGGAGACGCGGCCCGACGGCAGCCGGGCGTACGTTTCGCTCCGGGGCCGTCAGGACCCCGGGGGGCCGGATTTCACCGTCATCAGCACCATTGTCTGCCTGGGCGGGGACGTCTACTTCAACGACGACAACGTCCTCTTCCGGCTGCGGGGCGGGCGGATCCGGGCCTTCAAGCACAACATGGGGTTCGGGACGTGCTTCGTCCGGGACGGCCGGCTGTACCTGTGCTCGTCGTGGCAGGACCTGAAGGAACTCCGGGGCGACGAATTCCGGGCCATCCCCGTCGAGGGCGCCAAGCCGTCCCTGGTGACCGTCGCCCTGCCCCACCCCGACGGGCGGGTCCTGCTGGGGACGGCCTACGACGCCTGCTACCTGCTGGATTTCACCCCGGCTTCGGGCGCCGCCCCCCGCGCAACGGCCACGCCCTGGAAGACGGAAGCGGACGAACTGCTTCGAAACAGCACGCTCTACACCGGGACGCGCCTGGCGGACGGCCGCTGCGCCCTGGGAACGAACCTGGGCGGCGTGGTCATCCTCGACCCGGCCGGTCGCGTCCAGCGACAGGTGGACTTCCGGGACGGCCTGGACAACCAGGAGATCCAGAAGATCTTCCAGGACCGGGAGCAGAACCTGTGGCTGGCCTTGAACAACGGCCTGGCCTGGGTGGACCTCGCCTCCGGCTTCAGCCGGTGGAACCGCGCCCATGGCCTGAAGAACGTCGTGACGACGACCCTTCGCTTCGAGGACCGACTCTACGTGGGAAGCTTCGACGGCCTGCACCGGCTCGAGGACAACCGGGTCGTGAACGTGCCCGGCGTCCGGGGCGGCGCCATCTGCCTGCTCCGGTTCACCCCCCCCGATGAACCGGGGCGAGCGATCCTCCTGGCCGGGACCACCGAAAGCGGGTTGTGCGAGGTCGGGGAGGACCGGGCGGTCCCCGTGATCCCCGGCCTGCAGGTGGCCTGTCTTCTCCAACCGCGGCGCGACCCCTCCCGCCTCTATCTCGCCACACCCCGGGGCCTGGCGGTCGCCGTCCGGGAGAAGCGCCGGTGGCGGCTGCTCGACACCGACTTCGGGGTCGTCGACTTCGTGGATTGTCTCGCCGAGGATGCCGGCGGCGCCCTGTGGTTCAACACGTCCAGCCTGGGTGTCCACCGCCTGGAAAACGGGCGGGCGGTGCGATTCGGCCCGGACCGGGGGCTACCCGACGCCAGCGAGCGGTCCTTGTGGTCCGCCCGGGGGGACCTGTACGTCTCCGTGGCGGGCGGTGTGTATCGCTACGACCCCGCCCGGCGCCGTTTCGAGCCGTCCGACCGGGTGACGGGGGTTCTCCAGGGACGGCCGCGGATGGTCGGGAACCTCTTCGAGGCCCCGAACGGGTGGATGTGGGCCCAGGGGAACGACGCCCGGACCCGGGAAGGCTTTCTCGGCGCCATGGTCCCCGGCCCGGGTGGGACGTCCCGGTGGGTGGAAGGCCCGTTCAACCCCCTGCGGGACATCCTCCTGAACGATTTCACCCTCGAGCCCGACGGGACGGTCTGGATCGCCGCCGACCAGGGCCTCTACCGTTACCGCGGGCCGCTGGCGGCGCCGTCGGCCCCCTTCGACGCCCTGGTCCGGCGGGCCCGGTTCGGGCTGGATACGCCGGACGGCCTCCCCGTGGAGGGTGCCGTTCACGCGGGGGCGGCCGGCGGGACCGTCCTGGACTATCGCCGCAATTCCGCCCGCTTCGATTTCGCGGCCCCGTCGTGGTCGAGCCCGAACGGCGTCGAGTACCGGACCCGGCTGGAGGGGTTCGATGCCGGCTGGTCGGCCTGGAGCCGGGAAACGAAGCGGGAGTACACCAACCTGCCCGAGCGGGCGTACTGTTTCCGGGTGCAGGCCCGCAATGTGTACGGCCAGTTCAGCACCGAAGCGATCTGCGAGTTCACCGTTCGGGCCCCGTGGTACCGGACCCCCTGGGCCTACCTGGGCTACGCCCTGCTCGCCGTCGGGTTGGTCTGGGGACTGAGCACGCTCAACACCACCCGCCTGCGCCGGGCCAAGGCGAGGCTGGAACGGACCGTGGAGGAACGGACGGCGGAGATCACGGCGCAGAAAGAGGTGATCGAGGAGAAGAGCCGGAACATCACCAAGAGCATCCTCTACGCCAGCCGGATCCAGCGGGCCATGCTCCCGCCGGAGGGCGCCCTCGACGGGGCCGCCGCGGACCACTTCCTCCTCTACCGCCCCCGGGACATCGTCAGCGGCGACTTTTTCTGGTCCCGGCAGGTGGGCCGGCAGGTCTTCCTCGTGGCGGCGGACTGCACCGGGCACGGGGTCCCCGGCGCCTTCATGAGCGTGCTGGGCATCTCGCTCCTCAACGAGATCGTCGCCGGCCTGCCGGTCCTGTCCCCCGAAGAGATCCTGGGGCGCCTGCGTGAGCGCGTCGTCCAGTCCCTTCGCCAGACCGGGGAGGAGGGGTCCAGCCGGGACGGCCTGGACATCGCCCTGTGCGCCGTGGACCTGGACCGCCTGACCCTGCGGTACGCCGGGGCCCATCGCCCCCTCTGGCTCTTCCGCGCCGGGGACCCGGACGGGTTCGTCGAGGTCAAAGGCGACCGCATGCCGGTGGGTTACCACCACAAGAAAGGCGCGGCCCCCTTCGCGGGCCACACGCTTCAACTGGACCGGGGCGACACGATCTACCTTTTCTCCGACGGTTTCGCCTCCCAGTTCGGGGGAGCGGACGGCGACAGCTTCAAGGCGTCCCGGCTCCGGGATACCCTGCGGGCGTTGTGGGGCAAACCCATGTCGGAGCAGCGGGACGCTCTCGAGAAGGTGCTCTCGGAGTGGATGGCCGGCCACGAACAGGTGGACGACATCCTGGTGCTGGGGGTCCGGCTGTGA
- a CDS encoding ATP-binding protein, which produces MQGPANGPVQVNPRDLDLVELEGEYVLYAGPRPLVSPRGIPLAHSSRRVAEHVFREILCAGAAEFAPPTGCALLEALRLPGALPPPPDDAGGDPLLPRPTRVPDSPPATDPAETLAFIDTHAEALPLACTGAAVAADARRRLSSLLAPEGKTLPGAVRALRPEALAAVSLLGAAHGAGLALPLLLVEGRLTPSEYAHALYGLHSPLAGRSPDDRPVSTAPGPEAPRAAVDWEYPATGLARLRAEAANLVELLGCLKETGDGGADLAALVRGGESEHLEFKSTLRFNLHAGKNDPAIEHAALKSVAAFLNTDGGDLLLGVDDDGTVLGLEADRFLNDDHLARHFWNLVKTALGQDLAPFVRTRFEETGGRKVFRVTCRRGPRPVFLVQKGAPDEFYIRIGPSSEKLGIQEALRYTAHRF; this is translated from the coding sequence GAATACGTCCTCTACGCGGGTCCCCGCCCCCTGGTCTCCCCCCGCGGGATTCCCCTCGCGCACTCGAGCCGGAGGGTCGCGGAGCACGTGTTCCGGGAAATCCTGTGCGCCGGGGCGGCAGAGTTCGCCCCCCCCACGGGGTGCGCCCTGCTCGAGGCGCTCCGGCTGCCGGGAGCGCTCCCGCCCCCGCCCGACGACGCCGGGGGCGACCCGCTCCTCCCGCGGCCGACCAGGGTCCCGGACAGCCCGCCCGCCACCGACCCCGCCGAAACCCTGGCCTTCATCGACACCCACGCGGAAGCGCTGCCCCTGGCCTGCACCGGGGCTGCCGTGGCCGCAGACGCCCGCCGGCGGCTGTCCTCCCTGCTGGCCCCGGAGGGGAAAACCCTGCCGGGGGCCGTCCGGGCCCTCCGTCCCGAGGCCCTGGCGGCGGTGTCCCTGCTGGGCGCCGCCCACGGGGCCGGGCTGGCGCTGCCCCTTCTCCTGGTGGAAGGCCGGTTGACCCCCTCCGAGTACGCCCACGCCCTCTACGGTCTCCACTCCCCGCTGGCCGGCCGCTCCCCCGACGACCGGCCCGTTTCGACAGCCCCGGGCCCGGAAGCGCCGCGGGCGGCGGTCGACTGGGAATACCCGGCGACGGGCCTCGCGCGCCTGCGGGCGGAGGCCGCCAACCTCGTGGAACTGCTGGGGTGCCTCAAGGAGACCGGGGACGGCGGTGCAGACCTTGCGGCCCTGGTCCGGGGGGGCGAGAGCGAGCACCTGGAGTTCAAGTCCACCCTCCGGTTCAACCTCCACGCGGGGAAAAACGACCCGGCCATCGAGCACGCCGCCCTGAAGTCGGTGGCCGCCTTCCTGAACACCGACGGCGGGGACCTGCTGTTGGGCGTCGACGACGACGGGACGGTCCTTGGCCTCGAGGCCGACCGGTTCCTCAACGACGACCACCTGGCCCGCCACTTCTGGAACCTGGTCAAGACCGCCCTCGGCCAGGACCTTGCCCCCTTCGTCCGGACGCGCTTCGAGGAGACGGGGGGAAGGAAAGTCTTCCGCGTGACGTGCCGCCGGGGGCCCCGACCGGTTTTCCTCGTTCAGAAGGGGGCCCCCGACGAGTTTTACATCCGCATCGGCCCCAGCAGCGAGAAACTGGGTATCCAGGAAGCCCTCCGCTACACCGCCCACCGCTTCTGA